The Aspergillus luchuensis IFO 4308 DNA, chromosome 4, nearly complete sequence DNA window TGGTGGAGTTACTTAGTAGTCGAGAGCCCACTGATATGATTACTCACATATCTATAGGGTTTTGTTCCCTGACACGGTCAGTACTTAGTCTATCGGATCAGTTGAGGTTCAAATCATTGAATCCGATTTACCGACTCTGCCTTCCAGTCAGTCAGAAGAATCATGCATACAGTAAGTAGACGACTGTTGACATATCACTCAGCTTGAGTCCTGCAAGCCCCACCAATACAGATCACATTCATGAGGATGTTTCAGTCCGGAGTACCTGCTTGAAGACCCACTTCCCGACTCAGCCGTCAGGTAGGAAGACCCATTCATGGTATATCGGATATATCACCCACAGATTTTGCTCGGTGCCTGCGTTTAATCTGCTCACCAGTTGGCCAGATCACAGCAGACTGCAGTCTGGGACAGACATCGCACTTGTGTCTTTACCAGCCACCCAAAGCAAGTAGGTCGATGTCTATACATCAACTTAAGAAAATGTAAAAGTGCTTTTGACTACCAGGACTTCCCACATCGTGTGGGCTGGAAAGCTTTCCTCGGGCTACCATATAAGACACAATTCGTACCCGTTcagtttttattattcaccAAGACTTGACCATTCGTTAGCCTTTCTCAACTCCCACTCTCTTCTCGTGGTAAAGCCACCTGCATATCACTATGCCCCGAAACTCTTCGAGACGGCAAACCAGGAACAGACCTGAGACGCCCCCGCGCACCCCATCAGTAACCAAACGATCTCCGATTTCGTGGAATTACATGGAAGATTGCCTGCTACTGAGAGGAATGATCTTAGCTTTGAACGAGGGAACCCTCCCAAAGCAGGTGTTCGAGAAGCTcgtgaagaaaagaggagacgATCGCTATTCCGCTGATACTGCGAGGTAAGTTGCTATCTACTTTTCCTGTTCATGGTCCTGTAAACCATACTAACTTGATGTTCAGAAAACGCTATAGATATCTCAGCAGCATATGCACAGCAGTCGAGAAGGACCGCCGCAACCTCTTTCCACAGTTGGTTATGCCAAAGCTCGAGGCGGACAAGCACGCAGACGATGCGTATATGAGTGGTCAAGAGCCAGAAGACGATTATTTCCTATCACCAAGCCAAACACCATGTTCCAATGCGAgcacttctccttcagtcgAGTCTTCTGTTACTCTGGCCCCAACTCCCCGCCGCAGCCGTCGGCGGAGCAGCCCTGAAGAGCCTGGCACACCCACCCGCCCATACCGCCGTAGAGGAAGTGACCGACGGCAGAGCAGTGCTCCTTATCAGCGTGGTGGTTCGTCGCGAACgaatcctcaacctcctgCAAGAACTCCCGCTCCGCCCAGGCGTACTCAAGGACCGAGTACCTCGCGCGGTTCTCGCCAGTCACGATCCAGGTATCGAACACCCGCGGCCAACCAAAATGTCCGGTCCGAGAGCCAACATTGGAACTTTGAGGCAAGGTTCACCCATGATTGATTGCCGATCTGTTCAATGAATCCTAGTTTTGTCTTTCACTCATTTCGGCTCCCTGTTATTCGTTTGTTGGAGGGTTCCAGCAGTTGTCGGACCTGTCATCCGTTAGCTTATGCTTGGCCGTCTGCTCAATGGTTCCTGTATCCGATCTTGACGTTGCTGTTTGAAACGGGAAAATGGAAGGATATGTATGGTTCAAATGGTTGTGCTCTGATTGTGTTTAGCTCTACTTTTGTTTACCTTCTTTTATCTTTCCTGGGCCGTTATTTTACTATCATGTGTCCATTTGACCTGATTTCAGttgcaaaaaaaaaatgtatGACAGAAGATAGATTAGTTAGTTTAGTTTAGAAAAATGCCACAAATACatatagaaagaaaaccTAGCTGCATTATTTGagcctcctcctttcccttctatATCTTTTCATTATATTTtcattttgtttttgttttttgttcGATCCTGAGATAATCCTCTTCTTGACTTTGCAGAATGCTTCCACAACTATACTTCCTGAGCAAAGCGATTCTCCCAGAAGTGGTATGGATACATGTCCCTCCCTATGTGTCTATCAATTCTATACAATAGCTTTTATTACAACTCAAATCTGTATTAATCGTTGTAACGAACTGACGCCTTTACGTTATCTCATCTCTCCGGATCTCGCACTCGGGGCTACTTCTTGATAACTTTACTATTGGTATCGAACCACCACGAGAATTTTTCGCTTACATAGTATTTATCTCATTGTTCTTGTTACTAATTTTATCTACGATCTATCCGTTCGAAGTCTCTGGTCTTGGtaatcttcatcatctgatCTACCAAGTGAGATGCTAACCAGGTGGTACAGCAGCGATTCAATGCTACTTTCATCAGAATGCTGTCAGGTCACAAGATCATCCTAACTATGCGCTATCTCTATCTATTCCTTCAGGCCGGCTTTTCTCTATATGGCTTATGCTGGTAGACTCCTGCTATGGAAGACTAGGATTGTATGAACTGGACTAAATGGGTGTAATCAAACAAAGTAGTTCATTATTACTCAATCCCTAGCTACTAGACTAAGTCCATACGAAAACGATGTCCAACATACCAAACCATCAACCGGCACACCTGTCAAGAACCACATCAAGTCATAATCTCCCACATCGACCATAACCTTACAACACCCCCACACAGATGTAATATCCCAACCACAAATTAGTACAACCCGTCCCCACTGCCGGGTTCCAAGCGATAATATCCGTCACTGACAcactcttcttctgcgccaCTGTCGTACAGGTATCCCCAGAGGCAACCAGATAGAAGGCATCGCAGTTACTCACCATCCCCGATTGAGTGGGCAATGGGGTGGTAACActcgtggtggtggaggtggtagtCGTAGATGTGGttgtagtggtggtagtgtcACTCACTCCGGTACAGACATAGTACCCCAGCCAGAGAGTGTCGCAGCCGGAGCCAACACCCGGATTCCACGAGTAGAAGTCGGCAAGTGTGATACCGGCGCTGGAGGCAATGGTGACGCAGGTGTCGGTGCTGGATACTAGGTGGAAGGAGTCACAGTTGCTGGTCATGCCGGGCTGGATTGGGGAAGGGGTAGCCACGGCATTGATGGCTGCGGCGGCTgtgagggtggtgggagTGCCGTCGCGGGGGATGTGTGCTGCGGCTGAGGCGAGTgagaggagggtgaagagggtgaTGTAAGTGAGATACATGGTGGATATTCTTGTAGTTCTCAATATCttgagaggagagaagatgttTCTGAGGATGAGAGATGAGTCTGAATGGTAGGATAGGGAGGTGGTATATATAGTCTTCCATGATGGCAAAGCTACCTCTATGGAGGCATCAGTGAGATACTACTAGGAACGCCTATCTTGCCCTGGGCTCTCGTCAGGCAAGTCATGTCTTGGAATGATCCTGGTTGGTGATGCTGTATAGCGAGGATAGTCTGCAAAAGTCTCACCACGACGGACACTCCGGGTAAATCGGGTGACGAGGGTCTCGCTGCCGGGTGTTACCTTGTGAGGTGGAATTCACCTACTCAGTAGGactcttccctttctgcACGACGTCTCTTCAGATCCGTCGTAGTATTTCCGCTCCCAATGGCCAAGACCGGCTAATCCGTTCTAAAACGAAAGATGGTCCATGTTTTCTAGAGCCTGAGACTAAAgttattcttcttctaaTGCAGCACCAGGTTTGTTCCGCAGCTGACCGAGACAACGGTGAACCACTCGGGAGACAGGGAAGTGGTATTCAGGCGTCCTACCGACCAGGATCGCTTGGAGCCTGAGAGGGAGGCTCGACACTGAAGGTGTATGTCTCACAAGTACAGAGTGCTGACTGGAGAGGTTTTATCGGACCCTGTTCGAACTCGAACTAGTTTTCGATAGTTGATGAGCTTGCATCCGGCTTGACTCTTTCTGATCCCCGCCAATTGCCTGATACTTCCTGATATGGAAAGCGTCGCTAATGACCAGACTAGTCCTCCTGCGTGTCGCTGCAATGCGACAACGCCACTCCTGCCACTAGGGTCTTGGTGCATTGGAGGGCTttcggagaggaggggggaaatgcGGGGGAATGGCCGCGGGGAAGGGGGCCGGACTGATTGATGAACAGGTCAGGAACCACACCAAACATCGAGAAATGGCATCTTGTCCACTAATAGTCCATTATGCAAATCGGATTGTCTGCGGAGcaaagtagtatattcaaTCTCATCCGACGGTTCTTGAACCACTTCAACTATATTCGGGTACTGCTTGGACATTCGATACGATATGACGTGAGATTGTAATTGGTGGCGTCGGTAGTATTGCGGAGAAACTCCTGcttgcttgtttgtttgcttgcttgctcaGTCGTACAACAGCATCAAGTCACCTCTTCATCGCATCAACCCATCACGCAGCTGCTCACATGGTGGTTGAGTGTCTGAGACTCACGGGCGGGGAAATGAAAATGTCTCAAGCCACGACGAGTGGCATGTCTGACTTCATGGAACAGTTGAACATACTATAGCAGATGCTGACTGACTGGTTTGAATCAATGATTATAGTAGCGTCTATAGTGGAAATGAAAGTGATCGCCGTGGTACCCCAAGGCCACGAATAGTAAGCCCGTCATGGCTATCTCCAGCCTAGAGGCCTATGATGAGATGTCCTGGGATTTTGTCTCTGATGGGATTGGCTCGACCAAAACTAGGAGCTGTGTCTCTTTCAATGGAGAGTCACTGCGCAGACTAAGTATCCAGACATACTAGATTGTCAACCACTGGCACTATGGCGATCATGTGGCAGTCTAAGAGGGTACTAAgttaagatatatagtataggAACGAGGGTGGACAAGGGCAAGGGTAATACAACTACTAGTTCTCAACGAATATCGGCCACGCGACCATTTATCATTCACTCCAGATGACGGGCTGACCATCTAACATAATCTTTGTTATTATGTACTATCATGAAAATAACTGGGGATTTCTCTTGACCGTAATCATCACGTGACCCACACCGGGGATCTCCGCCGCAATTTGCGGCCGGATAATAATCCCCACTGATAAGAAACACCGTACTATCTTAAGCTCTCTCCGAAAGCTCCTCCCTTTGGACTCGTTCCCTTCACGCCTAGTCAGTCGACGCGTATTAAGGGACGATTCTGGTGTCTTATTTTACAATGATGCTATAGCCTACTATTCGCGCCAAATTAACTATTCTCCAAACAATGATTGAACTCCTATGGCGCAGTCAGGGAGCTGCGCCGCTTTTGTCATCCCTTCGCTGTCCCCGCAACTATTCAACTCATCACGCCGCCAGATTACCCAGCTGCAACCCCATATTACTTATTGGTAGGTAAGCTATAGATTTACTGAATGTTTTCTATCCAGCATCATGTGTCATGCATGAACTCCTTCTCCGCTAACAGACACCAAACAGATAACCCATCATTGCGAAGCCAGCATTCTTCGAACTATAAgcccactccctccatcccccgCCAAACACCAGGGCAGCGCATCCCACGATCATACCTCCCCCAATTGagacaccaccacacctTGCGtgcaaacaacaacaatgagtcatccaccaccatcaccaacaacaacacccaacctatctccctccccacaacCCCGGACCCGGACCTTCCACACCTCAACGCCTCGCAAAACGTACACATGACCAAAATCACCGAAAAACCCATAACCTCCCGCCTTGCTACAGCAACCTGCCACATCCAATTCTCCAACCCGCGGCCCTGGGAGATCCTGCGCGACGGCGGGATGACCAAAAAGGGGGATGTGTTTAGTGTAGCGCGCATCGCGGGGATTATGGCTGCGAAGAGGACACCGGATATTATACCCCTGTGTCATCCGGGGATAGGGATcacgggggtggaggtggatgtggagttGGTTGGGCCGGAGGCTGCGTCGGCTAagcatggtgatgatagcGGTAAGTGGGATTTAGGGCATGGGGGAATGAGGGTCGTGGCTAGTGTGAGTTGTGAGGGACGGacgggggtggagatggaggctaTGACGGCGACAATGGGGGCGGCGTTGACGGTATATGATATGTTGAAGGCGGTGGATAAGGGGATGGTAGTTGAGGGGGTGAGgctgttggagaagaagggggggaagagtggGCATTGGGTTAGGGAAGATTCTAcgagtagtactagtagaggTGGTTCTGAGAAGTgattatttatctatatatggTCTATTATAGATATGATATATGGCAGATGTAGCTGGTGTACAGATGGcgtatattattctaatagaGAATGACACTGTCCAGGCTGGAGAATCCGGTGGCAACGCCTCCCTCGTTGACGTCTTTGCCCTTGGTCCGCATGAGCCAACCGCCCTGTTCGTTGTGCAGGATTTTGCCTCCAGCCTGGTCCCAGAGGATCGTGCCGTAGATACCCAGTTCTCCGATGACATTTCCGCTGAGGACCTCTCCGTCGGGTCGCAGTGCTACGTTCTTGGCCTCGGCAGGTGGCTGGATCAGCTCCATCAAGATCCATCGCTTCCATTCCGTCTCAGGGAGGGATCGCAGGAAGTCAGGGATCGCCTCTTTGTAGATGTTGTTCCCACCGCCCTCGCGCTGGGGTTTCAGCACGTGGTTGGCTGCTGTTTCGGGAGTTAAGGCAAGGCTGCGCCCACGGCCACTTGAGGAAAGGTCGTATTGCGGAGCAAAGGTCGCTCGTAGCCTCTCAATCGTAGATGAGTCAGTACCGGCAAGGAACTTGGCAAGATGATCCGGCCCCTGGGCTTCCGCGAGCACCTGCTGTACGATCTTAGATCCCGCAAGCTGGTTCAAGACAGTGGGGCATTTGATGGCGGCGGAACGCTCCAGATGGATACGAGCATCCCAGTCTCGCTCGGACTTGTAGTCGGTCGGCGTGTAGAAAGAACGGAGGTACACTGTTGTAACTTCAAACTCTACTCCTTCAGCGTGAGGGGGGCGGTAGATGAGCGGCCGGGAAGGATTGGAGGCAGGAATGTGAGTGTGCATGAGGACTTCGGAGCTGAGCAAGCGGAACACGGGAATCTTGTGAGTTTGGGTAAGTTGCCTCGAGAGAGCTAATTGATCGAAGACGTTCCGTTCACCTTCCTGGACAACAAAGATGATGCATGTAGGCAGAGCTGGGGATGACTTGGATGATCCATAGGCAGTGTGTGCTGCAGCCAAGCCCGCGGAGAGGGTCTCCACAGAAGTATTCTTTGGAGGCTGGCTCGAGCTAAGCAGAGGGTGCGAC harbors:
- a CDS encoding LysM peptidoglycan-binding domain-containing protein (COG:S;~EggNog:ENOG410PHCM;~InterPro:IPR018392,IPR036779;~PFAM:PF01476;~SECRETED:SignalP(1-17)), with the protein product MYLTYITLFTLLSLASAAAHIPRDGTPTTLTAAAAINAVATPSPIQPGMTSNCDSFHLVSSTDTCVTIASSAGITLADFYSWNPGVGSGCDTLWLGYYVCTGVSDTTTTTTTSTTTTSTTTSVTTPLPTQSGMVSNCDAFYLVASGDTCTTVAQKKSVSVTDIIAWNPAVGTGCTNLWLGYYICVGVL
- a CDS encoding cyclic pyranopterin monophosphate synthase MoaC (COG:H;~EggNog:ENOG410QE4C;~InterPro:IPR002820,IPR023045,IPR036522;~PFAM:PF01967;~go_process: GO:0006777 - Mo-molybdopterin cofactor biosynthetic process [Evidence IEA]) yields the protein MIELLWRSQGAAPLLSSLRCPRNYSTHHAARLPSCNPILLIDNPSLRSQHSSNYKPTPSIPRQTPGQRIPRSYLPQLRHHHTLRANNNNESSTTITNNNTQPISLPTTPDPDLPHLNASQNVHMTKITEKPITSRLATATCHIQFSNPRPWEILRDGGMTKKGDVFSVARIAGIMAAKRTPDIIPLCHPGIGITGVEVDVELVGPEAASAKHGDDSGKWDLGHGGMRVVASVSCEGRTGVEMEAMTATMGAALTVYDMLKAVDKGMVVEGVRLLEKKGGKSGHWVREDSTSSTSRGGSEK
- a CDS encoding glutathione synthase (COG:Q;~EggNog:ENOG410PICP;~InterPro:IPR014049,IPR005615,IPR037013,IPR016185, IPR014042,IPR014709,IPR004887;~PFAM:PF03917,PF03199;~go_function: GO:0004363 - glutathione synthase activity [Evidence IEA];~go_function: GO:0005524 - ATP binding [Evidence IEA];~go_function: GO:0016874 - ligase activity [Evidence IEA];~go_process: GO:0006750 - glutathione biosynthetic process [Evidence IEA]): MADSVYADYPPHLNPAQKEFLVRTVKDWTVQHGLMIRPAPTFISKESDPQGVVATSAPVTLFPSPFPKSCFEEAQALQTVYNQLYAAITCDEQWIGDIMEDLIDVDDFISHLWNVHLAVKKEGYVQNLSLGLYRSDYMPHMPSASSPPSLKQVEFNTISSSFGGLSTLVTSLHTELLNSPPGHPLAYPSHPLLSSSQPPKNTSVETLSAGLAAAHTAYGSSKSSPALPTCIIFVVQEGERNVFDQLALSRQLTQTHKIPVFRLLSSEVLMHTHIPASNPSRPLIYRPPHAEGVEFEVTTVYLRSFYTPTDYKSERDWDARIHLERSAAIKCPTVLNQLAGSKIVQQVLAEAQGPDHLAKFLAGTDSSTIERLRATFAPQYDLSSSGRGRSLALTPETAANHVLKPQREGGGNNIYKEAIPDFLRSLPETEWKRWILMELIQPPAEAKNVALRPDGEVLSGNVIGELGIYGTILWDQAGGKILHNEQGGWLMRTKGKDVNEGGVATGFSSLDSVILY